A stretch of the Balearica regulorum gibbericeps isolate bBalReg1 chromosome 25, bBalReg1.pri, whole genome shotgun sequence genome encodes the following:
- the MICAL1 gene encoding F-actin-monooxygenase MICAL1 isoform X6: MSAPADEPGNPAHAIFERFLRARECQEVLGCFGELCQRLGLQGNGLQLYHGLKDSLNYWSAKALWSKLDKKAGHKDYNQGTACASTKCLVVGAGPCGLRAAIELALLGARVVLLEKRDSFSRNNVLHLWPFTIHDLRALGAKKFYGRFCTGTLDHISIRQLQLILLKVALLLGVEVHINVHFKGLVPPTGKAGGQGGWRAVLQPGSSPLSHYEFDVLISAGGGKFVPEGFKRKETRGKLAIGITTNFINRHSQAEVEVAEISGVARIYNQKFFQNLYNKTGIDLENIVYYKDDTHYFVMTAKKQSLLKKGVILQDKADIESLLSPENVNQDALLSYAKEAANFSTNYRLPDLEFAVNHRDLPDVDVFDFTCMTRSENAALVREHNGTRVLLGLVGDCLVEPFWPLGTGVARGFLAAFDAAWMVRRWAAGTPPLEVLAERESIYQLLSQTSPDNTNKNISQYSIDPATRYPNINLQAIKASQVRDLYLVGMVEVDHKRKSDNRLSTAVSGDTYEELLSWCQASTAGYHGVAVTDFTTSWTSGLALCALIHRFRPDLVDFDSLDRQDPIRTHQMMLDTAEQELGIQPVLSSTEMATMAEPDRLGLITYLSQFYEAFKTSPEAEEVSKKPLSPRGTRGAILFLSKLQKSRNLTHKRVQDSAQKDSEAKRSRRDTELPARGESSDACYFCGRRVYILERASAEGRFFHRGCFQCRQCGATLRLGDYTFDEEDGHFYCSLHYPNLPSMDLPRDEPPALPDGDAAATHPPSDAGSPCVSPEEGAPGLPQPLQAAPQPAGEPGAVEDAADAGNMEKQELLAQPQGDVMEEEGPRPDPQGAAVEGEESRSRRKIILTPLEKLSLSTLNLTSGAEPEPPPKPARLRLQAAPEVLPAPWRGQDAWEEEEIAVEEALEKSDSEEEEEEEEEEEEEEGTDLGIMAESCLDLGEEEKYPTWKRTLTRRAREAQMKRFCKAQAIQRRLEEIEVTFRELEQQGIKLEKLLRDEEGTLADQKTQWMNQLLYLVQKKNSLMSEESDLMITVQELKLEEQQWQLDQKLRCYMNREESLKTPEDRAAEQKILVQLLDVVNKRNVLIHMQEEKRLSELQA, encoded by the exons ATGAGTGCGCCGGCTGATGAGCCGGGCAACCCAGCCCATGCCATCTTCGAGAGGTTCCTGCGTGCCAGAGAGTGccaggaggtgctgggctgTTTTGGGGAGCTGTGCCAGCGACTGGGGCTGCAGGGTAATGGGCTGCAGCTCTACCATGGCCTCAAGGATTCTCTCAACTACTGGAGTGCCAAGGCCCTGTGGAGCAAGCTGGATAAGAAAGCCGGGCACAAGGACTACAACCAGGGCACAGCCTGTGCCAGCACCAAG TGCCTGGTGGTGGGGGCCGGTCCGTGCGGGCTGCGGGCAGCcatcgagctggccctgctggGCGCCCGCgtggtgctgctggagaagcGGGACTCCTTCTCCCGCAACAACGTCCTGCACCTCTGGCCCTTCACCATCCATGACCTGCGGGCGCTGGGAGCCAAGAAGTTTTATGGGCGCTTCTGCACCGGCACACTGGACCATATCA gTATCCGGCAGCTCCAGCTGATCCTGCTGAAGGTGGCTCTGCTCCTGGGAGTGGAGGTGCACATCAATGTGCACTTCAAGGGCCTCGTCCCCCCCACAGGCAAAGCAGGCGGACAGG GCGGCTGgcgggctgtgctgcagcctggctcctctcccctcagccACTATGAGTTCGATGTCCTCATCTCAGCTGGTGGCGGCAAATTTGTCCCCGAAG ggtTCAAACGGAAGGAGACGCGAGGGAAGCTGGCCATTGGCATCACCACCAACTTCATCAACCGCCACAGCCAGGCCGAGGTGGAGGTGGCTGAGATCAGTGGCGTGGCCCGAATCTACAACCAGAAGTTCTTCCAAAACCTCTACAACAAAACAG GCATCGACCTGGAAAACATTGTCTACTACAAGGACGACACTCACTATTTCGTCATGACGGCCAAGAAGCAGAGCCTGCTCAAGAAGGGGGTCATCCTCCAG gaCAAAGCAGACATCGAGAGCCTCCTGTCCCCGGAGAACGTGAACCAGGATGCCCTCCTCAGCTACGCCAAAGAAGCCGCCAACTTCTCCACCAACTACCGTCTGCCCGATCTGGAGTTTGCCGTCAATCACCGGGACTTGCCGGACGTCGACGTGTTCGACTTCACCTGCATGACACGCTCGGAGAATGCGGCGCTGGTGCGGGAGCACAACGGGACCCGTGTGCTCCTTGGGCTGGTGGGCGACTGCTTGGTGGAG CCTTTCTGGCCTCTGGGCACTGGCGTGGCCAGGGGCTTCCTTGCCGCCTTTGACGCAGCGTGGATGGTGCGGCGGTGGGCGGCTGGGACACCCCCGCTGGAGGTGCTGGCTGAGAG GGAGAGCATCTACCAGCTCCTCTCGCAGACCTCCCCCGACAACACCAACAAGAACATCAGCCAGTACAGCATCGACCCGGCCACGCGCTACCCTAACATCAACCTGCAGGCCATCAAAGCCAGCCAG GTTCGGGACCTCTACCTCGTAGGCATGGTGGAGGTGGACCACAAGAGGAAGAGTGACAACCGGCTCAGCACTG cagTCTCTGGAGACACCTACGAAGAGCTGCTGAGCTGGTGCCAGGCCAGCACGGCCGGGTATCATGGCGTGGCGGTGACCGACTTCACCACCTCCTGGACCAGCGGCTTGGCCCTCTGTGCCCTCATCCACCGCTTCCGCCCTGACCTGGT GGACTTTGACTCCTTGGACCGCCAGGATCCCATCCGGACCCACCAGATGATGCTGGACACAGcggagcaggagctgggcatcCAGCCTGTCCTCTCTAGCACCGAGATGGCCACCATGGCAGAGCCTGACCGCTTGGGGCTCATCACCTACCTCAGCCAGTTTTATGAAGCTTTCAAGACTTCTCCAG AGGCGGAGGAGGTCAGCAAGAAGCCACTGTCTCCCCGGGGCACGCGAGGGGCCATCCTCTTTCTCAGCAAGCTGCAGAAGAGCCGGAACCTGACACACAAGCGCGTCCAG GACAGTGCCCAGAAGGATTCTGAGGCCAAGAGGAGCCGCAGGGACACCGAG CTGCCAGCCCGTGGGGAGAGCAGCGACGCCTGCTACTTCTGCGGCCGCCGCGTCTACATCCTGGAGCGAGCCAGTGCTGAGGGACGCTTCTTCCACCGCGGCTGCTTCCAGTGCCGGCAGTGCGGGGCCACCCTGCGCCTGGGCGACTACACCTTCGACGAGGAGGACG GTCATTTTTACTGCTCGCTTCACTACCCCAATCTCCCCAGCATGGACCTGCCCCGGGACGAGCCCCCGGCGCTGCCTGATGGG GATGCCGCTGCCACCCACCCACCCTCGGATGCTGGGAGCCCATGTGTGTCCCCCGAGGagggggcacctggcctcccacagcccctgcaGGCAGCCCCACAGCCTGCAGGAGAGCCTGGGGCAGTGGAGGATGCTGCAGATGCTGGTAACATGgagaagcaggagctgctggcacagccccagggggatgtgatggaggaggagggtCCCAGACCTGATCCCCAAGGGGCGGCAGTGGAGGGTGAGgaaagcaggagcaggaggaagatcATCCTCACACCCCTGGAGAAGCTCAGTTTGTCCACATTGAACCTCACCAGTGGAGCGGAGCCTGAGCCACCACCAAAGCCGGCTCGTCTGCGGCTCCAAGCAGCGCCTGAGGtcctccctgccccatggcGGGGACAAGAtgcctgggaggaggaggaaatagcTGTGGAGGAAG CTTTGGAGAAGAGTGacagtgaggaagaggaggaggaggaggaggaggaggaggaggaggaaggcacaGACCTTGGCATCATGGCAGAGTCG TGCCTGGACCTcggggaagaggagaaatacCCCACCTGGAAGCGCACACTGACCCGCCGGGCCAGGGAAGCCCAAATGAAGCGGTTCTGCAAAGCCCAG GCCATCCAGAGGCGGCTGGAGGAGATTGAGGTGACCTTccgggagctggagcagcagggcaTCAAGCTGGAGAAGTTACTCCGGGATGAGGAGG gcacCCTGGCTGACCAGAAGACGCAGTGGATGAACCAGCTGCTGTACCTGGTCCAGAAGAAGAACAGCCTGATGTCCGAGGAGTCAGACCTCATGATCAC AGTGCAGGAGCtgaagctggaggagcagcagtggcagctcGACCAGAAGCTCCGGTGCTACATGAACAGGGAGG AATCCCTGAAGACACCCGAGGATCGTGCAGCCGAGCAGAAGATCCTGGTGCAGCTGCTGGATGTGGTGAACAAGCGCAACGTCCTCATCCACATGCAGGAGGAGAAGCGGCTCAGCGAGCTGCAGGCCTGA
- the MICAL1 gene encoding F-actin-monooxygenase MICAL1 isoform X5, whose amino-acid sequence MSAPADEPGNPAHAIFERFLRARECQEVLGCFGELCQRLGLQGNGLQLYHGLKDSLNYWSAKALWSKLDKKAGHKDYNQGTACASTKCLVVGAGPCGLRAAIELALLGARVVLLEKRDSFSRNNVLHLWPFTIHDLRALGAKKFYGRFCTGTLDHISIRQLQLILLKVALLLGVEVHINVHFKGLVPPTGKAGGQGGWRAVLQPGSSPLSHYEFDVLISAGGGKFVPEGFKRKETRGKLAIGITTNFINRHSQAEVEVAEISGVARIYNQKFFQNLYNKTAKKQSLLKKGVILQDKADIESLLSPENVNQDALLSYAKEAANFSTNYRLPDLEFAVNHRDLPDVDVFDFTCMTRSENAALVREHNGTRVLLGLVGDCLVEPFWPLGTGVARGFLAAFDAAWMVRRWAAGTPPLEVLAERESIYQLLSQTSPDNTNKNISQYSIDPATRYPNINLQAIKASQVRDLYLVGMVEVDHKRKSDNRLSTAVSGDTYEELLSWCQASTAGYHGVAVTDFTTSWTSGLALCALIHRFRPDLVDFDSLDRQDPIRTHQMMLDTAEQELGIQPVLSSTEMATMAEPDRLGLITYLSQFYEAFKTSPEAEEVSKKPLSPRGTRGAILFLSKLQKSRNLTHKRVQDSAQKDSEAKRSRRDTELDAGLDGDTLDGAYEPPQTTTMDPGQLPARGESSDACYFCGRRVYILERASAEGRFFHRGCFQCRQCGATLRLGDYTFDEEDGHFYCSLHYPNLPSMDLPRDEPPALPDGDAAATHPPSDAGSPCVSPEEGAPGLPQPLQAAPQPAGEPGAVEDAADAGNMEKQELLAQPQGDVMEEEGPRPDPQGAAVEGEESRSRRKIILTPLEKLSLSTLNLTSGAEPEPPPKPARLRLQAAPEVLPAPWRGQDAWEEEEIAVEEALEKSDSEEEEEEEEEEEEEEGTDLGIMAESCLDLGEEEKYPTWKRTLTRRAREAQMKRFCKAQAIQRRLEEIEVTFRELEQQGIKLEKLLRDEEGTLADQKTQWMNQLLYLVQKKNSLMSEESDLMITVQELKLEEQQWQLDQKLRCYMNREESLKTPEDRAAEQKILVQLLDVVNKRNVLIHMQEEKRLSELQA is encoded by the exons ATGAGTGCGCCGGCTGATGAGCCGGGCAACCCAGCCCATGCCATCTTCGAGAGGTTCCTGCGTGCCAGAGAGTGccaggaggtgctgggctgTTTTGGGGAGCTGTGCCAGCGACTGGGGCTGCAGGGTAATGGGCTGCAGCTCTACCATGGCCTCAAGGATTCTCTCAACTACTGGAGTGCCAAGGCCCTGTGGAGCAAGCTGGATAAGAAAGCCGGGCACAAGGACTACAACCAGGGCACAGCCTGTGCCAGCACCAAG TGCCTGGTGGTGGGGGCCGGTCCGTGCGGGCTGCGGGCAGCcatcgagctggccctgctggGCGCCCGCgtggtgctgctggagaagcGGGACTCCTTCTCCCGCAACAACGTCCTGCACCTCTGGCCCTTCACCATCCATGACCTGCGGGCGCTGGGAGCCAAGAAGTTTTATGGGCGCTTCTGCACCGGCACACTGGACCATATCA gTATCCGGCAGCTCCAGCTGATCCTGCTGAAGGTGGCTCTGCTCCTGGGAGTGGAGGTGCACATCAATGTGCACTTCAAGGGCCTCGTCCCCCCCACAGGCAAAGCAGGCGGACAGG GCGGCTGgcgggctgtgctgcagcctggctcctctcccctcagccACTATGAGTTCGATGTCCTCATCTCAGCTGGTGGCGGCAAATTTGTCCCCGAAG ggtTCAAACGGAAGGAGACGCGAGGGAAGCTGGCCATTGGCATCACCACCAACTTCATCAACCGCCACAGCCAGGCCGAGGTGGAGGTGGCTGAGATCAGTGGCGTGGCCCGAATCTACAACCAGAAGTTCTTCCAAAACCTCTACAACAAAACA GCCAAGAAGCAGAGCCTGCTCAAGAAGGGGGTCATCCTCCAG gaCAAAGCAGACATCGAGAGCCTCCTGTCCCCGGAGAACGTGAACCAGGATGCCCTCCTCAGCTACGCCAAAGAAGCCGCCAACTTCTCCACCAACTACCGTCTGCCCGATCTGGAGTTTGCCGTCAATCACCGGGACTTGCCGGACGTCGACGTGTTCGACTTCACCTGCATGACACGCTCGGAGAATGCGGCGCTGGTGCGGGAGCACAACGGGACCCGTGTGCTCCTTGGGCTGGTGGGCGACTGCTTGGTGGAG CCTTTCTGGCCTCTGGGCACTGGCGTGGCCAGGGGCTTCCTTGCCGCCTTTGACGCAGCGTGGATGGTGCGGCGGTGGGCGGCTGGGACACCCCCGCTGGAGGTGCTGGCTGAGAG GGAGAGCATCTACCAGCTCCTCTCGCAGACCTCCCCCGACAACACCAACAAGAACATCAGCCAGTACAGCATCGACCCGGCCACGCGCTACCCTAACATCAACCTGCAGGCCATCAAAGCCAGCCAG GTTCGGGACCTCTACCTCGTAGGCATGGTGGAGGTGGACCACAAGAGGAAGAGTGACAACCGGCTCAGCACTG cagTCTCTGGAGACACCTACGAAGAGCTGCTGAGCTGGTGCCAGGCCAGCACGGCCGGGTATCATGGCGTGGCGGTGACCGACTTCACCACCTCCTGGACCAGCGGCTTGGCCCTCTGTGCCCTCATCCACCGCTTCCGCCCTGACCTGGT GGACTTTGACTCCTTGGACCGCCAGGATCCCATCCGGACCCACCAGATGATGCTGGACACAGcggagcaggagctgggcatcCAGCCTGTCCTCTCTAGCACCGAGATGGCCACCATGGCAGAGCCTGACCGCTTGGGGCTCATCACCTACCTCAGCCAGTTTTATGAAGCTTTCAAGACTTCTCCAG AGGCGGAGGAGGTCAGCAAGAAGCCACTGTCTCCCCGGGGCACGCGAGGGGCCATCCTCTTTCTCAGCAAGCTGCAGAAGAGCCGGAACCTGACACACAAGCGCGTCCAG GACAGTGCCCAGAAGGATTCTGAGGCCAAGAGGAGCCGCAGGGACACCGAG CTGGATGCGGGGCTGGATGGAGACACTCTGGATGGTGCCTACGAGCCACCGCAAACCACCACAATGGACCCAGGGCAG CTGCCAGCCCGTGGGGAGAGCAGCGACGCCTGCTACTTCTGCGGCCGCCGCGTCTACATCCTGGAGCGAGCCAGTGCTGAGGGACGCTTCTTCCACCGCGGCTGCTTCCAGTGCCGGCAGTGCGGGGCCACCCTGCGCCTGGGCGACTACACCTTCGACGAGGAGGACG GTCATTTTTACTGCTCGCTTCACTACCCCAATCTCCCCAGCATGGACCTGCCCCGGGACGAGCCCCCGGCGCTGCCTGATGGG GATGCCGCTGCCACCCACCCACCCTCGGATGCTGGGAGCCCATGTGTGTCCCCCGAGGagggggcacctggcctcccacagcccctgcaGGCAGCCCCACAGCCTGCAGGAGAGCCTGGGGCAGTGGAGGATGCTGCAGATGCTGGTAACATGgagaagcaggagctgctggcacagccccagggggatgtgatggaggaggagggtCCCAGACCTGATCCCCAAGGGGCGGCAGTGGAGGGTGAGgaaagcaggagcaggaggaagatcATCCTCACACCCCTGGAGAAGCTCAGTTTGTCCACATTGAACCTCACCAGTGGAGCGGAGCCTGAGCCACCACCAAAGCCGGCTCGTCTGCGGCTCCAAGCAGCGCCTGAGGtcctccctgccccatggcGGGGACAAGAtgcctgggaggaggaggaaatagcTGTGGAGGAAG CTTTGGAGAAGAGTGacagtgaggaagaggaggaggaggaggaggaggaggaggaggaggaaggcacaGACCTTGGCATCATGGCAGAGTCG TGCCTGGACCTcggggaagaggagaaatacCCCACCTGGAAGCGCACACTGACCCGCCGGGCCAGGGAAGCCCAAATGAAGCGGTTCTGCAAAGCCCAG GCCATCCAGAGGCGGCTGGAGGAGATTGAGGTGACCTTccgggagctggagcagcagggcaTCAAGCTGGAGAAGTTACTCCGGGATGAGGAGG gcacCCTGGCTGACCAGAAGACGCAGTGGATGAACCAGCTGCTGTACCTGGTCCAGAAGAAGAACAGCCTGATGTCCGAGGAGTCAGACCTCATGATCAC AGTGCAGGAGCtgaagctggaggagcagcagtggcagctcGACCAGAAGCTCCGGTGCTACATGAACAGGGAGG AATCCCTGAAGACACCCGAGGATCGTGCAGCCGAGCAGAAGATCCTGGTGCAGCTGCTGGATGTGGTGAACAAGCGCAACGTCCTCATCCACATGCAGGAGGAGAAGCGGCTCAGCGAGCTGCAGGCCTGA
- the MICAL1 gene encoding F-actin-monooxygenase MICAL1 isoform X3 — MSAPADEPGNPAHAIFERFLRARECQEVLGCFGELCQRLGLQGNGLQLYHGLKDSLNYWSAKALWSKLDKKAGHKDYNQGTACASTKCLVVGAGPCGLRAAIELALLGARVVLLEKRDSFSRNNVLHLWPFTIHDLRALGAKKFYGRFCTGTLDHISIRQLQLILLKVALLLGVEVHINVHFKGLVPPTGKAGGQGGWRAVLQPGSSPLSHYEFDVLISAGGGKFVPEGFKRKETRGKLAIGITTNFINRHSQAEVEVAEISGVARIYNQKFFQNLYNKTGIDLENIVYYKDDTHYFVMTAKKQSLLKKGVILQDKADIESLLSPENVNQDALLSYAKEAANFSTNYRLPDLEFAVNHRDLPDVDVFDFTCMTRSENAALVREHNGTRVLLGLVGDCLVEPFWPLGTGVARGFLAAFDAAWMVRRWAAGTPPLEVLAERESIYQLLSQTSPDNTNKNISQYSIDPATRYPNINLQAIKASQVRDLYLVGMVEVDHKRKSDNRLSTAVSGDTYEELLSWCQASTAGYHGVAVTDFTTSWTSGLALCALIHRFRPDLVDFDSLDRQDPIRTHQMMLDTAEQELGIQPVLSSTEMATMAEPDRLGLITYLSQFYEAFKTSPEAEEVSKKPLSPRGTRGAILFLSKLQKSRNLTHKRVQDSAQKDSEAKRSRRDTELDAGLDGDTLDGAYEPPQTTTMDPGQLPARGESSDACYFCGRRVYILERASAEGRFFHRGCFQCRQCGATLRLGDYTFDEEDGHFYCSLHYPNLPSMDLPRDEPPALPDGDAAATHPPSDAGSPCVSPEEGAPGLPQPLQAAPQPAGEPGAVEDAADAGNMEKQELLAQPQGDVMEEEGPRPDPQGAAVEGEESRSRRKIILTPLEKLSLSTLNLTSGAEPEPPPKPARLRLQAAPEVLPAPWRGQDAWEEEEIAVEEGRWLQAGEEEEEEEEEEGTDLGIMAESCLDLGEEEKYPTWKRTLTRRAREAQMKRFCKAQAIQRRLEEIEVTFRELEQQGIKLEKLLRDEEGTLADQKTQWMNQLLYLVQKKNSLMSEESDLMITVQELKLEEQQWQLDQKLRCYMNREESLKTPEDRAAEQKILVQLLDVVNKRNVLIHMQEEKRLSELQA, encoded by the exons ATGAGTGCGCCGGCTGATGAGCCGGGCAACCCAGCCCATGCCATCTTCGAGAGGTTCCTGCGTGCCAGAGAGTGccaggaggtgctgggctgTTTTGGGGAGCTGTGCCAGCGACTGGGGCTGCAGGGTAATGGGCTGCAGCTCTACCATGGCCTCAAGGATTCTCTCAACTACTGGAGTGCCAAGGCCCTGTGGAGCAAGCTGGATAAGAAAGCCGGGCACAAGGACTACAACCAGGGCACAGCCTGTGCCAGCACCAAG TGCCTGGTGGTGGGGGCCGGTCCGTGCGGGCTGCGGGCAGCcatcgagctggccctgctggGCGCCCGCgtggtgctgctggagaagcGGGACTCCTTCTCCCGCAACAACGTCCTGCACCTCTGGCCCTTCACCATCCATGACCTGCGGGCGCTGGGAGCCAAGAAGTTTTATGGGCGCTTCTGCACCGGCACACTGGACCATATCA gTATCCGGCAGCTCCAGCTGATCCTGCTGAAGGTGGCTCTGCTCCTGGGAGTGGAGGTGCACATCAATGTGCACTTCAAGGGCCTCGTCCCCCCCACAGGCAAAGCAGGCGGACAGG GCGGCTGgcgggctgtgctgcagcctggctcctctcccctcagccACTATGAGTTCGATGTCCTCATCTCAGCTGGTGGCGGCAAATTTGTCCCCGAAG ggtTCAAACGGAAGGAGACGCGAGGGAAGCTGGCCATTGGCATCACCACCAACTTCATCAACCGCCACAGCCAGGCCGAGGTGGAGGTGGCTGAGATCAGTGGCGTGGCCCGAATCTACAACCAGAAGTTCTTCCAAAACCTCTACAACAAAACAG GCATCGACCTGGAAAACATTGTCTACTACAAGGACGACACTCACTATTTCGTCATGACGGCCAAGAAGCAGAGCCTGCTCAAGAAGGGGGTCATCCTCCAG gaCAAAGCAGACATCGAGAGCCTCCTGTCCCCGGAGAACGTGAACCAGGATGCCCTCCTCAGCTACGCCAAAGAAGCCGCCAACTTCTCCACCAACTACCGTCTGCCCGATCTGGAGTTTGCCGTCAATCACCGGGACTTGCCGGACGTCGACGTGTTCGACTTCACCTGCATGACACGCTCGGAGAATGCGGCGCTGGTGCGGGAGCACAACGGGACCCGTGTGCTCCTTGGGCTGGTGGGCGACTGCTTGGTGGAG CCTTTCTGGCCTCTGGGCACTGGCGTGGCCAGGGGCTTCCTTGCCGCCTTTGACGCAGCGTGGATGGTGCGGCGGTGGGCGGCTGGGACACCCCCGCTGGAGGTGCTGGCTGAGAG GGAGAGCATCTACCAGCTCCTCTCGCAGACCTCCCCCGACAACACCAACAAGAACATCAGCCAGTACAGCATCGACCCGGCCACGCGCTACCCTAACATCAACCTGCAGGCCATCAAAGCCAGCCAG GTTCGGGACCTCTACCTCGTAGGCATGGTGGAGGTGGACCACAAGAGGAAGAGTGACAACCGGCTCAGCACTG cagTCTCTGGAGACACCTACGAAGAGCTGCTGAGCTGGTGCCAGGCCAGCACGGCCGGGTATCATGGCGTGGCGGTGACCGACTTCACCACCTCCTGGACCAGCGGCTTGGCCCTCTGTGCCCTCATCCACCGCTTCCGCCCTGACCTGGT GGACTTTGACTCCTTGGACCGCCAGGATCCCATCCGGACCCACCAGATGATGCTGGACACAGcggagcaggagctgggcatcCAGCCTGTCCTCTCTAGCACCGAGATGGCCACCATGGCAGAGCCTGACCGCTTGGGGCTCATCACCTACCTCAGCCAGTTTTATGAAGCTTTCAAGACTTCTCCAG AGGCGGAGGAGGTCAGCAAGAAGCCACTGTCTCCCCGGGGCACGCGAGGGGCCATCCTCTTTCTCAGCAAGCTGCAGAAGAGCCGGAACCTGACACACAAGCGCGTCCAG GACAGTGCCCAGAAGGATTCTGAGGCCAAGAGGAGCCGCAGGGACACCGAG CTGGATGCGGGGCTGGATGGAGACACTCTGGATGGTGCCTACGAGCCACCGCAAACCACCACAATGGACCCAGGGCAG CTGCCAGCCCGTGGGGAGAGCAGCGACGCCTGCTACTTCTGCGGCCGCCGCGTCTACATCCTGGAGCGAGCCAGTGCTGAGGGACGCTTCTTCCACCGCGGCTGCTTCCAGTGCCGGCAGTGCGGGGCCACCCTGCGCCTGGGCGACTACACCTTCGACGAGGAGGACG GTCATTTTTACTGCTCGCTTCACTACCCCAATCTCCCCAGCATGGACCTGCCCCGGGACGAGCCCCCGGCGCTGCCTGATGGG GATGCCGCTGCCACCCACCCACCCTCGGATGCTGGGAGCCCATGTGTGTCCCCCGAGGagggggcacctggcctcccacagcccctgcaGGCAGCCCCACAGCCTGCAGGAGAGCCTGGGGCAGTGGAGGATGCTGCAGATGCTGGTAACATGgagaagcaggagctgctggcacagccccagggggatgtgatggaggaggagggtCCCAGACCTGATCCCCAAGGGGCGGCAGTGGAGGGTGAGgaaagcaggagcaggaggaagatcATCCTCACACCCCTGGAGAAGCTCAGTTTGTCCACATTGAACCTCACCAGTGGAGCGGAGCCTGAGCCACCACCAAAGCCGGCTCGTCTGCGGCTCCAAGCAGCGCCTGAGGtcctccctgccccatggcGGGGACAAGAtgcctgggaggaggaggaaatagcTGTGGAGGAAGGTAGGTGGCTGCAAGCTGGA gaggaggaggaggaggaggaggaggaggaaggcacaGACCTTGGCATCATGGCAGAGTCG TGCCTGGACCTcggggaagaggagaaatacCCCACCTGGAAGCGCACACTGACCCGCCGGGCCAGGGAAGCCCAAATGAAGCGGTTCTGCAAAGCCCAG GCCATCCAGAGGCGGCTGGAGGAGATTGAGGTGACCTTccgggagctggagcagcagggcaTCAAGCTGGAGAAGTTACTCCGGGATGAGGAGG gcacCCTGGCTGACCAGAAGACGCAGTGGATGAACCAGCTGCTGTACCTGGTCCAGAAGAAGAACAGCCTGATGTCCGAGGAGTCAGACCTCATGATCAC AGTGCAGGAGCtgaagctggaggagcagcagtggcagctcGACCAGAAGCTCCGGTGCTACATGAACAGGGAGG AATCCCTGAAGACACCCGAGGATCGTGCAGCCGAGCAGAAGATCCTGGTGCAGCTGCTGGATGTGGTGAACAAGCGCAACGTCCTCATCCACATGCAGGAGGAGAAGCGGCTCAGCGAGCTGCAGGCCTGA